Proteins found in one Oncorhynchus keta strain PuntledgeMale-10-30-2019 chromosome 2, Oket_V2, whole genome shotgun sequence genomic segment:
- the LOC118358144 gene encoding hatching enzyme 1.2-like, producing the protein MAPVFVLSIFIAVLCSVQGRSTGKASYEWSEEDTDGTSTNSIEEDEYSASTLIEKANRNLGQRLDEPLVMFGDIAVDTGFMNADPCTARGCKWQKSSDGNVYVPFVISNQYSARERSVIVGGLQTFAASTCIRFFPRTNQRDFVDIQSQSGCFSFIGRRGNGQVVSLSRNGCVFLSVVQHELLHALGFNHEQTRSDRDSNVQILMQNIIPGMEFNFRKINTINLGTPYDYNSVMHYSRFAFSRNRQPTILPIPDNNAVIGRATQMSPIDILRINRLYNCTGQQLDLI; encoded by the exons ATGGCACCTGTCTTTGTGCTGTCCATTTTCATCGCTGTTCTCTGCTCAGTTCAGGGCCGATCTACAGGG AAAGCCTCATATGAATGGAGTGAAGAGGACACTG ACGGCACTAGCACCAACAGCATTGAGGAGGATGAATACTCTGCTTCAACGCTCATTGAGAAGGCCAACCGAAATCTTG GACAAAGACTTGATGAGCCACTAGTCATGTTTGGGGACATTGCAGTAGATACTGGGTTCATGAACGCTGACCCCTGCACAGCTCGCGGATGCAAGTGGCAGAAGTCCTCTGATGGGAACGTTTATGTGCCCTTTGTGATCTCTAATCAATACT CGGCCCGGGAGAGGTCCGTAATTGTAGGTGGGCTGCAAACCTTTGCTGCATCAACCTGCATCCGATTCTTTCCCCGAACCAATCAGAGAGACTTTGTGGACATCCAGTCTCAGTCAGG CTGTTTCTCATTTATTGGACGCCGGGGGAATGGCCAGGTCGTGTCTCTGAGTAGGAACggatgtgtctttctgtctgtggtGCAGCATGAACTGCTGCATGCCTTGGGCTTCAACCATGAGCAAACACGCAGTGACCGGGATAGCAATGTTCAAATCCTGATGCAGAACATTATTCCTG GAATGGAATTCAATTTCAGAAAGATCAACACGATTAACTTGGGGACTCCTTATGACTATAATTCTGTCATGCACTACTCAAG GTTTGCCTTCTCCAGAAACAGGCAGCCCACCATTCTTCCAATCCCTGACAATAATGCAGTTATTGGCAGGGCAACTCAGATGAGCCCCATTGATATTCTGCGGATCAATCGTCTCTACAACTGCA CGGGACAGCAGTTAGACTTGATTTGA